A single window of Drosophila suzukii chromosome 3, CBGP_Dsuzu_IsoJpt1.0, whole genome shotgun sequence DNA harbors:
- the Trpml gene encoding mucolipin-3, with translation MQSYGSGAPAAPAVKRRTDSYEAAQQQQQSPESEEEYVNTRILRRQVQMQSTPVAPVVPMPVSGGSGSAPASVDGREEQPEFPGSSAASYQEERMRRKLQFFFMNPIEKWQAKRKFPYKFVVQIVKIFLVTMQLCLFAHSRYNHINYTGDNRFAFSHLFLRGWDSSREVESYPPAVGPFALYLKSEFFDTVQYAVDGYANVSRSIGPYDYPTPNNTMPPLKLCLQNYREGTIFGFNESYIFDPHVDEVCVSLPPNVTTIGVENYLKQRDVEVNFASLVSAQLTFKIKTVNFKANGGPLSAPDCFRFDISIMFNNRDHDGQMLLSLDAEATRLKCHGATDFISEANFDSMLRSVLNIFVLLTCALSFALCTRALWRAYLLRCTTVNFFRSHFGKELSFDGRLEFVNFWYIMIIFNDVLLIIGSALKEQIEGRYMVVDQWDTCSLFLGIGNLLVWFGVLRYLGFFKTYNVVILTLKKAAPKILRFLIAALLIYAGFVFCGWLILGPYHMKFRSLATTSECLFALINGDDMFATFATLSSKATWLWWFCQIYLYSFISLYIYVVLSLFIAVIMDAYDTIKAYYKDGFPTTDLKAFVGTRTAEDISSGVFMTDLDDFDQTNFLDVVKSICCCGRCGREQEPVQANSGYTSLSSIMK, from the exons ATGCAGAGCTACGGCTCCGGAGCCCCGGCAGCTCCGGCCGTGAAGCGCCGTACGGACAGCTACGAGGCTgctcagcagcagcaacagtctCCGGAGAGCGAGGAGGAGTACGTGAACACCAGGATCCTGCGTCGCCAGGTGCAGATGCAGTCCACTCCCGTGGCACCCGTGGTGCCTATGCCCGTTTCCGGTGGCAGTGGCTCTGCTCCGGCGTCTGTGGACGGGCGTGAGGAGCAGCCCGAGTTTCCCGGATCCTCGGCCGCATCTTACCAGGAGGAGAGAATGCGACGGAAACTGCAGTTCTTCTTCATGAATCCCATCGAGAAGTGGCAGGCCAAGCGCAAGTTTCCCTACAAGTTCGTCGTGCAG ATTGTAAAAATCTTTCTGGTGACGATGCAACTGTGCCTTTTTGCCCACTCGAGGTATAACCACATCAACTACACGGGTGATAACCGATTTGCCTTCTCGCATCTCTTCCTGCGGGGCTGGGACTCTTCTCGGGAGGTGGAGAGTTATCCGCCTGCGGTGGGTCCCTTTGCGCTTTACCTAAAATCAGAGTTTTTCGACACTGTACAGTATGCCGTCGATGGCTATGCCAATGTGAGCCGATCGATTGGACCTTACGACTACCCCACGCCCAACAACACTATGCCGCCGCTGAAGCTGTGCCTGCAGAATTACAGAGAAGGCACCATTTTCGGCTTTAACGAGTCCTACATATTCGATCCACACGTCGACGAGGTGTGCGTGAGCCTACCACCAAACGTGACAACCATTGGGGTAGAGAATTACCTCAAACAGCGCGATGTCGAGGTCAATTTCGCATCACTAGTCTCCGCGCAGCTGACATTTAAGATTAAGACGGTGAATTTCAAGGCCAACGGTGGCCCGCTTTCTGCCCCCGATTGTTTTCGTTTTGACATTTCCATAATGTTTAACAACCGAGACCACGACGGGCAGATGCTGCTCTCACTGGACGCTGAGGCGACGCGACTAAAGTGCCACGGGGCCACAGACTTTATATCGGAGGCCAATTTCGATTCCATGCTGCGGAGCGTACTCAATATATTCGTACTTCTAACCTGCGCATTATCGTTTGCTCTATGCACAAGAGCATTGTGGAGAGCTTACCTTCTGAGATGTACAACTGTCAACTTTTTCCGATCGCATTTTGGCAAGGAGCTGAGCTTCGATGGCCGCCTGGAGTTTGTTAACTTTTG GTACAtcatgataatatttaatgaCGTCCTTTTAATCATTGGATCAGCTCTGAAAGAGCAAATCGAGGGAAGGTACATGGTCGTGGACCAATGGGATACATGTTCGCTTTTCCTGGGAATCGGCAACCTGCTTGTATGGTTTGGGGTGCTGCGTTACCTCGGCTTCTTCAAAACCTACAACGTTGTGATACTGACGCTGAAGAAGGCGGCGCCGAAGATTCTACGCTTCCTCATCGCCGCCTTGTTGATCTATGCGGGGTTCGTCTTCTGCGGCTGGTTGATTCTGGGACCCTACCACATGAAGTTCCGATCGCTGGCTACCACATCGGAGTGTTTGTTTGCGCTGATCAACGGTGATGATATGTTCGCCACGTTCGCCACGCTTTCGAGCAAGGCCACCTGGCTGTGGTGGTTCTGCCAGATCTACTTGTACTCGTTCATATCTTTGTACATTTATGTAGTCCTGTCGCTATTCATTGCAGTCATCATGGATGCCTACGATACAATTAAAGCGTATTACAAAGATGGTTTTCCCACCACCGATCTCAAGGCATTTGTCGGAACCCGCACTGCAGAGGATATCAGTTCCGGTGTCTTTATGACCGATCTGGACGACTTTGACCAGACAAACTTCCTGGATGTGGTGAAGAGCATTTGCTGCTGCGGACGTTGCGGACGTGAGCAGGAGCCCGTGCAGGCCAACAGTGGTTACACCAGCCTGTCTAGTATTATGAAGTAA